DNA from Planctomycetota bacterium:
CGACGGCCAGGAAGCCCACCAGAAGCGAGATTCGCGAGCCGTAGACGATGCGGCTGAGGGCGTCGCGGGCGAACTTGTCCGTGCCCAGGGGATGTTCGGCGGAGGGGGGCAGAAGCCGCTCGCGGACGCGGTCGCCCTGTTCGGCGGGGTCGTAGGGGGCGACCAGCGGCGCCAGCAGCGCCACGAGGTAGATTCCGAGGAGGATCACGGAGCCCGCCACGGCCAGACGGTTCTTGCGGAACTGCCGGAAGGCGATCTTCCAGTGGGACTCGGAGCGGGGCCGGTCGCCGGCGGCCTCGCCACGCGCCCGGCGGCACAGGCGGCCGGACAGGACGAACAGACCCGCCGCCAGCGCCAGGAGGAGGAGTCCGGACACGACGAAATCGACGTGCCGCGCGGTGACGGCCACGGGTTCGCCGCGCGCGCGCCGGAGGATGCGGCCGGCGGCGTCGGCCAAGGGGGCGGCGTTGGCCGCCCCGAGCCCGACGAAAAGCGCCAGGAACCCCGCCAGGATCAGGGCGGTCCGCCGCCGCCCGATCCGCCAGTGGCCGAGTCCGGGAATCCAGTCGAGAGCGTTCATGGCCTACTCCAGCCTCACCCGCGGATCGACCACCGCGTAGAGCAGGTCGGCCAGGAGGTTGCCGAGCATGACGACGGCGGCGAAGATGAGGTTGACCGCCAGGAACATCGGATAGTCGCGCTGGAAGGCCGCCTCCACGGCCACGCGTCCCATGCCGGGCCAGGCGAAGACGTTTTCGACGATCGCCGCGCCGCTGAAGAGGAAGGGCAGGCTCAGGCCCATGAGCGTGACGATGGGCATGAGGGCGTTCCGCAGCGCGTGCCGGAAGACGACGACGCGCTCCGGAAGCCCCTTGGCGCGCGCGGTGCGGATGTAGTCCTGGCGGATGACCTCGAGGAGCTGCCCCCGCATGTACCGCGACACGTAGGCGGCGCTTCCGATGCCCAGCGTGGCCGCCGGCAGCACGATGTGGAGGAAGCGGTCCCAGAGTTTCCCCAGGGGCGGGAGGTCCTCGTACCCGGGGACGCTCATCATTCCGGAAGCGGGAAGGAGGTGCCAGACGCCCCCGGCGAAAAGGAAGAGGAAGAGGAGTCCGAGATAGAAGGAGGGCATGGAGTAGAAGGCCAGGGCCGCCACGCGGGAGACGTTGTCGAACGCGGAGTACTGCCGCACGGCGGCCACGATGCCGACCGCCAGCCCGATGGCCAGTTCCAGGAAAAGCGCCAGGAGCGAAAGCTGGATCGTGTTCGGCAGGGCGTCGAGGATCTCGTCGGCCACGGGGCGCTTCTTGGCGAACGAGTATCCGAATTCGAAATCGACGAGGACGGATTTCAGGTACTTGACGTACTGCACGGGGACCGGCTGGTCCAGACCGAGATTGCGCCGGAGCATCCGGCGGTACTCGGGGGGAAGGTCGGGGTTGTCGAAGATGTCGGCGGGGTCTCCGGGGGCCGCGTGGATCACGAAGAAGTTGAGCGTGAGGATCCCGAAGAGGAGGGGGACCATGAGGGCCAGGCGGCGGAGGATATAGGTCCGCATCGGGAGGGGGCGCTACTTGTACTTTTGATCCGCCCGGGGCACCCACCACTGGTTGACGTTGTAGTTCCAGCCCACGGTCTCCATCTGCACGTTCCGGAAGCGCTTGTGGAGAAAATTGATCTGCCGGGGGACGTACAGGAACGTGTACGGCTGGTCCTCGGCGATAAGATCCTGGGCGCGGTGCCACATCGCCCGGGCCTTCTCGCGGTCCATCTCGAACTGAGCTTCGTCGATCAGGCGGTCCACTTCCGGATTGGAATAGGAGACGAAGTTGAACTTGTCCGGAATGGACTTGGAGTGCCACATGGTCGTGAGATCCATCTTGAGCCCCACGGACCAGCCGGCCACGGCGGCCTCGAAATTCTTCTTGTTGAGGTCTTCGCTGAAGATCGTCCATTCCAGAAGCGTCGGGTTCACCTTGATGCCGACTTTCTTGAGCTGGTCCTGGACGATGACGCAGATGTCCTCGCGGATTTGATTCCCCTTGTTGGTCTTGAGCGTGAACTCGAAGCGCCGGCCGTCCTTGTCCAGCCACCCGTCGCCGTCGGTGTCCTTCCAGCCCTCTTCGGCCAGAAGCTGCCGGGCCCGGTCGGGGTTGTAGGGGAAATCGGGAACGTCGCGCTTATGCGCCCAGATGATGGGATGGACGGGGCCCTTGCAGATTTCCCCGAATCCGAAGAGCACGGAGTCGATGATGTCCTGGCGGTTGATCGCGTGGGTAAGCGCCTGGCGCACCTTGCGGGATCGGAAGATCGGATGCGTCAGATTCCAGCCGATGTATCCGTACGCCCGGCTCGGATAGACGTACCCCTGCAGGTGCGGCACCCGGGAGAGTTCCTGAAAGAACTTGGGCGGCACCATCTCCATGAAGTCGATCTGCTGGCTCTTGAGCTGCAGGATGAGGTTCTCCTGGTCGGGGATTACCTTGAAGATGATGCGATCGAGAGGCGGCCGGCCCATGAAGTAGCGGTCGTTGGCCTCGACGATGATGTGGGATTGGGCCTTCCACTCCTTGAACCTGTAGGGCCCGTTGCCCACCGGGTTGCGGTTGAAGGCGGCCGATTTCCATTCCGCCGGAGGGACTTTTTCCAAGAGGTGCTTGGGAAGGATCTCGCCGACGACGGCGTCCATGAGCTGATAGGGGTAGACGCGGGTGAAGATGAATTTGACCGTGTAGTCGTCCACGACGACGACGTCCTTGATGTGTTCCTTCCATTTGATGGCGGACCAGCCGATCTCCGGGTTGATCGCCCGTTCGTGGGTGAATTTCACGTCGTGGGCGGTGGTCTTGACGCCGTCGTGCCAGTAGACGTCGTCGCGCAGCCTGAAGGTCAGTTCCCGATGGTCGGGGGAGAATTCCCAGGACTTCGCCAGAAGAGGCGCGTGGGAGAAGTCGGGATTCGTGCGGGTGAGGCCGAGGAAAAGAAGGCCCTCGACATCGCTGGCTCCCTTGGTCGTGCTGACGAGCGGATTGAGCGCGTCGGCGTCCCCGATCGTGCCGATCACGAGCGTGTCGCCGCGGTCGTAGGCGCTCTTGTAGAACCCGTCCCAGCGGGCCTCGAACTCGGGGTTGCGCTCTTCGGACATGCCCCGGTCGGCGACGGCGGTCGCGGAGGAAGCGGCGCCGGAGGTGTCCGGAGCGGCCTTTCCCCCGGCCGGGGGTCTGTCGCTTTCGGAAGGTTTGCAGGAGATCGGCCCGGCGGTCAGGCAGGCCGCCAGAAGGAGAAGTCGAATGCCCGGCGAACGGTTCATCGCAAGCCCCCCATGTCCGCGCGATTTCATCGTAGGGGCCGAGGCCGGGGAGTCAACTGTTTTTGCCGGGCGGCGACCTTGACCCTCGTGCGGCGCGGTGATTAAATACGTCGGTCGTTCGTCCGTTTCGAGACCCTCCGGAAAGCGTCGGAGTCTCTCCTTGGCGAAGCTCGTCGTCAGGCAGGGCGGCCAGACGAGGGAGTTCCCCCTCACCAAGGACAGCGTCTCCATCGGCCGAACGCCCGACAACGACATCGAGCTGAAGGACTCCCTGATTTCGCGCCGACACACGACAATCGTCCGGCGGGGCGACCGGTACGTGGTTCAGGACCTCGGCAGTTCCAACGGCACCTTCGTCAACCGCGAGCGCGTCGAGACGAGAACCCTGGACCACGGGGACGTGATCCGCCTGGGCGACGCCGAGATCACCTTCCTCGACGAGGAGCCCGGCCGGCCCTCGGCGGTCCGGCCCGCCGCGCGGCGGGAAGGAACCGAGTTTTTCGGCGGCCCGGAGATCGTCCAGCGCGTGGACGACATCGCCCAGAACTACAGCATCGACATCGCCGGCGCCCTCTCCCAGGGCCTTTCGCTCAAGGACATCCGAAGAGACGTCAGCGGCGAGCGCGCCGCGCGCGACTCGAAGATGTTCTTCATCCTCTTCCAGGTGGGAAAAGCCCTCTCGACCGCGGCGACGCTCGACGACATGCTGGCGACGGCCATGCGCCTCATCTTCGAGGTCATCCAGGCGGAGCGGGGCGTCATCCTCCTGCGCTCCGGGCCGCAGGGGGAGCTCAGGGCCCGCCTCGCCTTCCATCGCGCCCGCGGGCTCATCGACGGCCGGGACATCCACGTCTCGACCACGATCACCTCCCAGGTCGTCGGCCAGAAAGTCTCGATCATCACCTCCGACGCCCTGCAGGATCCGCGCTTCATGCAGGGGCTCTCGATCGTCCAGTACAACATCCGCTCCGCCCTCTGCGTGCCCCTTTGGGAGGAGCGGGAGGTCTACGGCGCCCTCTACGTGGACAATCTCGCCAAGTCCTACGCCTTCACGAAGGAGGATCTCGAGCTTCTGACGGCGATCGCCAACCTCATCGCCATCCGCATCCGGCAGGAGGAGACCCAGATGCGCCTGCGGCGGGAGGAGCTTCTGCGGACCAATCTCTCGAAGTACCACTCGCCGGACGTAGTCGCCATGCTCATGAGCCGCGGCGGGGAAGTGGGGCTCGAGGTCGTCGAACGCGAAGTGAGCGTGGCCTTCATCGACGTGGAGGCGTCCACCCGGCTGGCCGAGACGATCGGGCCCAAGGGGATCGCCGATCTCCTCAACGAATTTTTCCTCATGGCCACCCGGGCGGTCTTCGCCCACAAGGGCAACGTCAACAAGTTCATCGGGGACGAGGTGATGGCCATCTTCAACGCCCCCGTGGACCTTCCGAATCACGCCGCCGCGGCGGTCCGCTGCTGCCTCACGATGCTCGACGAGCTGGAGCGCTTCAACCGCGAGAACCCCGGCCGGCGCTTCAACGTCCGCTGCGCCGTCAACACGGGGCCCGTCGTGGCCGGAAACGTCGGCACGCCCACCCGCATGGAGTACACCGTCCTCGGCGACACGGTCAACGTGGCCGCGCGGCTCTCCAAGCTCCCGCCGGTCAACAGCGTGGTCGTGGGGGAGCGCACGCATCAGCTCGTCAAGGACGAGTTCCCGGCGCGCGACCTGGGCGAAGTGGTCCTCAAGGGAAGGGAAAAGCCTCTCCGGGCGTTCGAGATCCTCCGGGAGGCCCCGCGGCCCGCGGGCGCGGAAACTTTGTGATCCGGGCCCGTTTGTGCTGAAATGGGAACCGTCATGAGGCGGGTCGCGATTCTCGGCTCGACGGGCTCGATCGGCACCCAGGCCCTCGACGTGGCCGCCCACCTGGGGCTCGAGGTGCGGGCGCTGGCCGCCGGCTCCAACTGGCGCGCGCTCAAGGAACAGATCGAGCGCTTCCGGCCGGCCCGCGCCGCGCTGGCGGACCCCGCGGCCGGAGAGGCCCTCCGCCGGGCGCTCAACGGCTCGCCCACCGTGCTTCTTCCGGGGCCCGAGGGGGTCCGCGCCGTCGCCTCCGGGGACGACGTGGAGGTCGTGCTCTGCGGGATCACGGGCGCCGCGGCGCTCGGACCCGCGCTGGCGGCGGCGGAGCGGGGAAAGACTCTCGCTCTGGCCAACAAGGAAGCTCTCGTCATGGCGGGGCCGATTCTCCTTGAAGCGGCGCGCGCCTCGGGAGCCCGGATCGTCCCCGTCGACAGCGAGCACAGCGCCATCTTCCAGGCCCTCCGCGCCGGAAGCCGCCGCGAGGTGCGCCGCGTCATCCTCACCGCCTCCGGCGGCCCCTTCGCGCGGCTCTCCCGCGCCGAGCTCGAGAACGTCACCCCCGAACAGGCCCTCCGCCATCCCACCTGGGACATGGGGGGCAAGATCACCGTCGATTCGGCCACGATGTTCAACAAGGCCCTCGAGATCGTCGAGGCCAAATGGCTTTTCGATCTGGCGCCTTCGCAGATCGAGGTGCTCCTGCATCCCCAGTCCATCGTCCACTCGCTCGTCGAGTTCGTGGACGGTTCGGTCGTGGCCCAGATGAGCGTGCCGGATATGCGCGCCCCCATCCAGTACGCCTTCACGTTCCCGGAACGGGCCGCCGGGACCATCCGCCCGCTCGACCTGGCCGAAGTCGGGGCGCTCACCTTCGAGCGCCCGGACCGGGGGAAATTCCCGTCGCTGGATCTCGGGTACCGCGCGGCCGAGGTCGGCGGGACGCTGGGGGCGGTCCTGAACGCGGCCAACGAGGTCGCCGTGGATCTTTTCCTGGCGGGGCGCATCCGGTTTCCCCAGATCTTCGACGTCGTGCGGCGGGTGATGGACCGCCACCGCGGGGTGGCCCGCCCGTCGCTCGAGGACGTCCTCCAGGCCGATGCCTGGGCCAGACAGGAGGCCCGATGGAATTTCTGAAGCCGTACCTCGACAGCCTGGGCTCGATCCTCATGGTCATCCTGGGGCTCGGGTTCATCATCTTCCTCCACGAGCTCGGCCATTTCCTGATGGCCAAAAAGAACAAGGTCCGCGTGGAGGTCTTCTCGCTCGGCTTCGGCCACGCGATCTTCAAGTTCCGCCGGGGCGAGACGGAATACCGCGTGGCGTGGCTGCCGCTGGGGGGCTACGTGAAGATGGCCGGAGAATCCCTCGGCGACGAACGCCGCGGCGAACCCTGGGAGCTGACCTCGAAAACCCCGTGGCAGCGCTTCCAGATCTTCACCGCGGGCGCCGTCATGAACCTTCTCATCGCCTTCCCCATCGCGATTCTGTCGTACGCCGTCGGGAAGTACGAGGCGCCGAATGAAGTGGGCGTTCCGGGCATGGCCGAGGCCCATTCGGGAATGCGCCCCGGGGACGTGATCCTGGAGGTGGACGGCCGCCGGATTACGAGCCTCGACCAGTTCCGCATCGAGATGATCCGCCGCCCCGCGGGCTCCTCGGTGCCGGTCCGCGTGCGGCGAGGCGACCGGGAGGAGACGCTCCAGATCCGCACCATGAAGTCCTCCTACCACGCGGGCACGATTCCCCCGACGACGCGCCTGCCGTCCGTCACGCCCGATTCCCCGGCGGCCCGGGCCGGAATCCGGGCCGGCGACGAGATCGTCGCCCTCGACGGCCGGCGCGTCACGACGGGCCGCGAGGCCGGAACCCTTCTGCGGGCCGCCGCGGGGCGCGAGGTGCTCCTGACCCTGCGCCGCCGGGCCGCGGACTTCGAGGACGCCGATTACTCCGTGCGCCTGACCGTTCCCGCCCGGGAATGGCACGTCGTTCCCCAGGACGACAATCTTCTCGAGTGCATCGTGGGGCGCGTGCTTCCGGGGACGCCGGCCTACGACAAGCTGGAGCCGGGGGACGTCCTCGTCCGCGTCGGCGATCGGCCGGTGGCCTGCTGGCAGGACCTGCGCGACGCCATCGAGCCCCATCCGGACCGGGAGTTCGAGATCGAAGTGCGGCGGGGCGACCGGACGGAGCGGGTGCGCCTGCGGACCGGCTTCGGGGCCGACAGCGGAAAGGGCGTCATCGGGATCCAGCCTCACTGGACGAACGTCGTCGCGCGCGTCGTTCCCGGGTCGTACTACGACCGCGCGGGCCTGAAGCCCGGCGACCGGCTCCGGGCCGTGGAAGGTCAGCCGGGAGAGGTGACCCTGGCGAGCCTTCTCGGACAGCGGTTCGAGCGCCCCGGCCGCGTGCGCATCGAGGTCGAGCGCGCGGGCGAACCCAAGTGGATCGCCTTGACCCTGGAGACCGAACGGATCGTGGAGGGAGACGTCGCGGCGCTGGGGCTGCCCGCGTACACGTCCGGGCCCCTGGCGGGGTTCCTCGCCACGGAGGATTCGCGCCCCTTCCGCCGGCGCTCCCTGGGTCAGGCCGTCGCGGCCGGCGTCTACGAGCCGTACGACATCACGATAATGACCTTCGAGGTCCTCAAGAAACTCGTCACGGGCGGAGAATCCGCCAAGGGACTGTCGGGGCCGATCGGGATCATCCACGTGACCTACCGCAGCGCCGATCTTTCGTTCGGCAACTTCCTGTGGCTGCTCTGCCTGATCACGGTGAACCTCGGGATCTTCAATCTCCTGCCGATTCCCGTGCTCGACGGCGGACATAACGTCCTTCTGGCGATCGAAGTCGTCCGCAAGTGGCTGGGGAAGCCTCCTCCGAGCGAGAAGTTCGTGGCGACGTTCCAGTACGCCGGACTGCTCTTCATCCTGGCGCTGTTCCTCTTCGTGACCTACAACGACATCTCCAAGCTGATCATCGGTGGATAAGACGGCCTGGGAGAAGTTCCTGAACGAAGTCGTCGTCGTGGACACGGACTCGGCGTTCGTGTACCTGGGGACGCTCGACCGCCTGGAGGGGGAGTTCGTGGTGCTTCGGGACGCCGACGCGCACGATCGGGCCGAGGGGCCCTCCACCAAGGAGCAGTACGTGATGGACGCCCGGCGGTTCGGGATCCATCCCAACCGGAAGGAAGTGCGGGTCCGCGCGGAGAAGATCGTCAGCATCTCCCGCCTGGCCGACGTCATCGTCTACTGAGCCGCGCCGGTTCCCATGGGTTCCGCCCTGACCCTGCGCATCGCCGGAGTGGGGCTTCGCCTGGCGGCCGGCCGCGCGGAGCTTCTGCGCCGCCTGGGCGCCCGATACGAGCCCTTTCGCGCGCCCGGCGGGGCGGATCTGCGCCTTCACGTCGATTTCGTGGATCGGCCGCTGGGTCCGGATCGGGAAGAGCCCCGCGTGTGCGCCCACGGACGAGGCGTGCGGATCCAGCGCCATGACCTGGAGGCCGAGCTGGGAGGGCGCGGCGGCTGGGCGCGGATCCTGGCGCGGCCGTCTCCGCTCGATTCGCTCCTTCGGATCGCGCTCAGTTTCGCGCTGATCCGCCGGGGCGGCTTCCTTTGCCATGCGGCGGCCGTGGACGGGTGGCTCTTTCCGGGCCCCTCGGGGGCGGGAAAAAGCACCCTCGGGCGCGTCGCGCCGCGGGACCGGCTGCTGGCCGACGAGCTCGTGGGCGTGCGGGCGGGGCGGCTCTACGCGACGCCGTTCTGGGGGGATTTCCGCCCGGGACGCGACAACGGGAATCGCCCGCTGGAGGGGATTTTTTTTCTCGACCGGCGGGCTCCCCGGGGGGCGCGGCCGCTGGGGAAGGGGGAGGCGCTCCTGCGGCTGCTGAGGTGCGTGCTTTATTTCGG
Protein-coding regions in this window:
- a CDS encoding ABC transporter permease, whose protein sequence is MNALDWIPGLGHWRIGRRRTALILAGFLALFVGLGAANAAPLADAAGRILRRARGEPVAVTARHVDFVVSGLLLLALAAGLFVLSGRLCRRARGEAAGDRPRSESHWKIAFRQFRKNRLAVAGSVILLGIYLVALLAPLVAPYDPAEQGDRVRERLLPPSAEHPLGTDKFARDALSRIVYGSRISLLVGFLAVGITVTIGTVYGAISGYCGGRVDNVMMRIVDVLLCFPTIILIITVIALWRHQSIWIIITVIGLTSWMGVARLVRGEFLVLKELDYAQAARALGTRPPRLIFRHLLPNAMTPVIVAATLQVGSTILLEAGLSFLGLGVQPPTPSWGNIVYDTKGNIFSEWWLPLSAGTAILITVVGYNLVGDGLRDALDPRLRQ
- a CDS encoding ABC transporter permease; the encoded protein is MRTYILRRLALMVPLLFGILTLNFFVIHAAPGDPADIFDNPDLPPEYRRMLRRNLGLDQPVPVQYVKYLKSVLVDFEFGYSFAKKRPVADEILDALPNTIQLSLLALFLELAIGLAVGIVAAVRQYSAFDNVSRVAALAFYSMPSFYLGLLFLFLFAGGVWHLLPASGMMSVPGYEDLPPLGKLWDRFLHIVLPAATLGIGSAAYVSRYMRGQLLEVIRQDYIRTARAKGLPERVVVFRHALRNALMPIVTLMGLSLPFLFSGAAIVENVFAWPGMGRVAVEAAFQRDYPMFLAVNLIFAAVVMLGNLLADLLYAVVDPRVRLE
- a CDS encoding peptide-binding protein translates to MNRSPGIRLLLLAACLTAGPISCKPSESDRPPAGGKAAPDTSGAASSATAVADRGMSEERNPEFEARWDGFYKSAYDRGDTLVIGTIGDADALNPLVSTTKGASDVEGLLFLGLTRTNPDFSHAPLLAKSWEFSPDHRELTFRLRDDVYWHDGVKTTAHDVKFTHERAINPEIGWSAIKWKEHIKDVVVVDDYTVKFIFTRVYPYQLMDAVVGEILPKHLLEKVPPAEWKSAAFNRNPVGNGPYRFKEWKAQSHIIVEANDRYFMGRPPLDRIIFKVIPDQENLILQLKSQQIDFMEMVPPKFFQELSRVPHLQGYVYPSRAYGYIGWNLTHPIFRSRKVRQALTHAINRQDIIDSVLFGFGEICKGPVHPIIWAHKRDVPDFPYNPDRARQLLAEEGWKDTDGDGWLDKDGRRFEFTLKTNKGNQIREDICVIVQDQLKKVGIKVNPTLLEWTIFSEDLNKKNFEAAVAGWSVGLKMDLTTMWHSKSIPDKFNFVSYSNPEVDRLIDEAQFEMDREKARAMWHRAQDLIAEDQPYTFLYVPRQINFLHKRFRNVQMETVGWNYNVNQWWVPRADQKYK
- a CDS encoding adenylate/guanylate cyclase domain-containing protein; its protein translation is MAKLVVRQGGQTREFPLTKDSVSIGRTPDNDIELKDSLISRRHTTIVRRGDRYVVQDLGSSNGTFVNRERVETRTLDHGDVIRLGDAEITFLDEEPGRPSAVRPAARREGTEFFGGPEIVQRVDDIAQNYSIDIAGALSQGLSLKDIRRDVSGERAARDSKMFFILFQVGKALSTAATLDDMLATAMRLIFEVIQAERGVILLRSGPQGELRARLAFHRARGLIDGRDIHVSTTITSQVVGQKVSIITSDALQDPRFMQGLSIVQYNIRSALCVPLWEEREVYGALYVDNLAKSYAFTKEDLELLTAIANLIAIRIRQEETQMRLRREELLRTNLSKYHSPDVVAMLMSRGGEVGLEVVEREVSVAFIDVEASTRLAETIGPKGIADLLNEFFLMATRAVFAHKGNVNKFIGDEVMAIFNAPVDLPNHAAAAVRCCLTMLDELERFNRENPGRRFNVRCAVNTGPVVAGNVGTPTRMEYTVLGDTVNVAARLSKLPPVNSVVVGERTHQLVKDEFPARDLGEVVLKGREKPLRAFEILREAPRPAGAETL
- a CDS encoding 1-deoxy-D-xylulose-5-phosphate reductoisomerase, whose amino-acid sequence is MRRVAILGSTGSIGTQALDVAAHLGLEVRALAAGSNWRALKEQIERFRPARAALADPAAGEALRRALNGSPTVLLPGPEGVRAVASGDDVEVVLCGITGAAALGPALAAAERGKTLALANKEALVMAGPILLEAARASGARIVPVDSEHSAIFQALRAGSRREVRRVILTASGGPFARLSRAELENVTPEQALRHPTWDMGGKITVDSATMFNKALEIVEAKWLFDLAPSQIEVLLHPQSIVHSLVEFVDGSVVAQMSVPDMRAPIQYAFTFPERAAGTIRPLDLAEVGALTFERPDRGKFPSLDLGYRAAEVGGTLGAVLNAANEVAVDLFLAGRIRFPQIFDVVRRVMDRHRGVARPSLEDVLQADAWARQEARWNF
- the rseP gene encoding RIP metalloprotease RseP, with the translated sequence MEFLKPYLDSLGSILMVILGLGFIIFLHELGHFLMAKKNKVRVEVFSLGFGHAIFKFRRGETEYRVAWLPLGGYVKMAGESLGDERRGEPWELTSKTPWQRFQIFTAGAVMNLLIAFPIAILSYAVGKYEAPNEVGVPGMAEAHSGMRPGDVILEVDGRRITSLDQFRIEMIRRPAGSSVPVRVRRGDREETLQIRTMKSSYHAGTIPPTTRLPSVTPDSPAARAGIRAGDEIVALDGRRVTTGREAGTLLRAAAGREVLLTLRRRAADFEDADYSVRLTVPAREWHVVPQDDNLLECIVGRVLPGTPAYDKLEPGDVLVRVGDRPVACWQDLRDAIEPHPDREFEIEVRRGDRTERVRLRTGFGADSGKGVIGIQPHWTNVVARVVPGSYYDRAGLKPGDRLRAVEGQPGEVTLASLLGQRFERPGRVRIEVERAGEPKWIALTLETERIVEGDVAALGLPAYTSGPLAGFLATEDSRPFRRRSLGQAVAAGVYEPYDITIMTFEVLKKLVTGGESAKGLSGPIGIIHVTYRSADLSFGNFLWLLCLITVNLGIFNLLPIPVLDGGHNVLLAIEVVRKWLGKPPPSEKFVATFQYAGLLFILALFLFVTYNDISKLIIGG